A region from the Pseudopipra pipra isolate bDixPip1 chromosome 8, bDixPip1.hap1, whole genome shotgun sequence genome encodes:
- the LOC135417692 gene encoding microsomal triglyceride transfer protein-like, protein MSPQAVLECFCLLCFSFMRTAKGDLQPLSFQPRTLYQYHYTLDVQLDHMAPPSPGGVWLRAQASVHVHRLWRDQSGEELLQVQIRDLRAQHKPDEERSQDGPGGPPAEIELSQEAKAELQKPVFISWNSGKVKAFYGNEAESSLISNLKRGILSLLQLQPQASTTVEEDASGSCQVTYAVSNHSITKTKDLLSCTKPTSGFTSVNKVFGVEWQPSSRSQYVVKDNLLQSALAEESHVLAPALRSSSSIKISSRQQLQLLSPPMPGPAEVSGQSLEDVLAGTEGRHQPLGMASLPFRRVCTNCPSLRAHLKAFDRWGIKTDPSKVATAWQFQRFIQMLRSAKKRDVLEVLRRAPEETRPFIVEAAVAAQSTASLAALSEFLDFSKEEPKSLLEKFLYAAAFSPRPSGELLHLVLDKLDGKQLAPEIWETGIVVLGSLVGKLCQQKLCGLQEVERGVETILRGLRSAEEDAEVVIYLLALGNARLPGTIPTLLEHAEEGPAAVTTTAISALRRFPAQNISSKVKRAMRRIFHEKRKSYEKTCRLAAAEILLDNHPSPMDVINILLATQEMETEMAKLLLLKVQNSLSAHHHPARKIMKDIMGVPQINNYNFFSKVGTSSSFSGPLTVTQDLLSTFGLDLLFLEGGFLRKSISEFSLLSRGRRLRAAQVTIEAQGMESMMGENISDGEEELELMAGMSVTFFDVQLRPIVFFQGYTDLMAKVLLSSGEPTSVVKGNLLLMDHYQVIPLQSGLQVTIKLQGGLGLDISADMDVGIWEQELKTSINTRGSLSVDFQAELDSTFLQATLRSQTEVETSIHFDTTLRFSSSPVLMCLQLREEQVPYREIFTVSKSAGSQSSTTRKGRRGTMPGREFALHQTNSKVCNLLLTLEKE, encoded by the exons GGGATTTGCAGCCACTTTCTTTCCAGCCCAGGACACTGTATCAGTACCACTACACCCTGGATGTCCAGCTGGACCACATGGCCCCACCATCCCCTGGGGGAGTCTGGCTGAGGGCTCAGGCGTCGGTCCATGTGCACCGGCTCTGGAGGGACCAAAGCGGGGAAGAGCTGCTCCAGGTGCAG ATCCGTGACCTGAGAGCCCAACACAAGCCAGATGAGGAGAGGAGCCAGGATGGCCCTGGAGGTCCCCCTGCAGAGATTGAACTGAGCCAGGAGGCAAAGGCTGAGCTCCAGAAGCCGGTGTTCATCTCCTGGAACAGCGGGAAG GTCAAAGCTTTCTACGGGAATGAAGCAGAAAGCAGCCTGATCTCCAACTTGAAGCGAGGCATCCTCagtctgctccagctgcagccccaggccAGCACCACGGTGGAG GAGGATGCCTCTGGGAGCTGCCAAGTCACCTATGCCGTGTCCAACCACTCCATCACCAAGACCAAAGATCTCCTCAGCTGCACAAAACCAACCTCTGGATTCACCTCTGTAAACAAA gTTTTTGGAGTTGAgtggcagcccagcagcagaaGCCAGTATGTGGTGAAAGACAACCTCCTCCAGTCGGCCctggcagaggaaagccacgTGCTGGCTCCAGCCCTGAGGTCCAGCTCCAGCATCAAGATCAGTTCGAG gcagcagctccagctacTGTCTCCTCCGATGCCTGGTCCAGCAGAGGTGTCTGGACAAAGCCTTGAGGATGTGCTGGCTGGCACAGAGGGACGGCACCAGCCCCTGGGCATGGCCAGCCTGCCCTTCAGGAGGGTCTGCACCAACTGCCCGTCG CTGAGAGCCCACCTGAAGGCTTTTGACAGATGGGGAATCAAAACAGACCCCTCGAAGGTGGCGACTGCCTGGCAGTTCCAGAGGTTCATCCAGATGCTGCGCAGTGCCAAGAAGAGAGATGTTCTGGAGGTGCTGAGGAGAGCTCCTGAGGAGACACG ccccttcatCGTGGAGGCAGCAGTGGCTGCACAGTCAACGGCTTCCTTGGCAGCTCTCTCAGAATTCCTGGATTTCAGCAAGGAGGAGCCCAAGTCCCTCCTGGAGAAGTTTCTCTATGCAGCAGCTTTCTCTCCCCGGCCTTCGGGAGAGCTTCTCCACCTGGTCTTA gacaagCTGGATGGGAAGCAACTGGCCCCTGAGATCTGGGAGACAGGGATAGTTGTCCTGGGCTCTCTGGTGGGCAAGCTGTGCCAGCAGAAGCTGtgtgggctgcag GAGGTGGAGCGTGGGGTGGAAACCATCCTCAGGGGGCTGAGAAGCGCCGAGGAGGACGCTGAGGTGGTCATTTACCTGCTGGCGCTGGGGAATGCGAGGCTCCCTGGAACCATCCCCACCCTCCTGGAGCACGCTGAGGAGGgtcctgctgctgtcaccacCACGGCCATCTCTGCCCTGCGGCGATTTCCTGCTCAGAACATCTCCAGCAAG GTGAAACGAGCAATGAGGAGGATCTTCCACGAGAAGAGGAAGAGCTATGAAAAAACCTGTCgcctggctgctgcagaaatACTCCTGGATAACCACCCCTCACCCATGGATGTCATCAACATCCTGCTGGCCACCCAGGAGATGGAGACAGAGATGGCaaaattgctgctgctgaaggtcCAGAACAGCCTGAGTGCCCACCACCACCCAGCAAG GAAGATAATGAAGGACATCATGGGAGTCCCGCAGATAAATAACTACAACTTCTTCTCGAAAGTTGGCACCTCCTCTTCTTTCTCAGGACCTCTGACAG TCACCCAGGACCTGCTTTCCACCTTCGGGCTGGACCTGCTGTTTTTGGAGGGAGGATTCCTGAGGAAGAGCATCTCTGAGTTCTCGCTGCTCAGCCGTGGCCGGCGGCTCCGCGCGGCTCAG GTCACCATTGAAGCACAAGGGATGGAGTCGATGATGGGAGAGAACATCTCGGATGGGGAAGAGGAGCTGGAGCTCATGGCTGGGATGTCTGTCACCTTCTTCGACGTTCAGCTGCGGCCGATCGTCTTCTTCCAGGGATACACAGACCTGATGGCCAAGGTCCTCTTAAGCAGTGGAGAGCCCACAAGTGTGGTCAAAGGGAACCTCCTGCTGATGGATCATTACCAG GTCATTCCTCTGCAGTCTGGTCTACAAGTGACCATCAAACTCCAGGGTGGGCTGGGACTTGACATTTCAGCCGACATGGACGTGGGCATTTGGGAGCAGGAACTGAAAACCAGCATCAACACGAG GGGAAGCCTCTCCGTGGATTTCCAGGCAGAACTAGACTCCACTTTCCTCCAAGCCACCCTGAGGAGCCAGACAGAGGTGGAGACCTCAATCCATTTTGACACCACGCTGAGGTTTTCCAGCAGCCCCGTGCTCATGTGCCTGCAGCTGAGAGAGGAGCAGGTCCCATACAG AGAAATCTTCACGGTTTCCAAGTCTGCTGGGAGCCAGAGCAGCACCACTCGAAAAGGCAGGCGTGGCACCATGCCCGGGAGGGAATTTGCCTTGCACCAAACCAACTCCAAGGTCTGCAACCTCCTGCTGACACTGGAAAAGGAATAG
- the LOC135417694 gene encoding steroidogenic acute regulatory protein, mitochondrial-like isoform X2, translating to MLQATVKLCCGIAHDPLRRLPGLKTAAVAAVQKDIRGLVARGSHRLPPKIPHYLQKLMGKDTAPCPEPTRGVSPSQSSSVDLSYIRQGERALQRALSILQQHTSWQAEPVLDTSAAVSSAALPGLGRVFRAEVVLAVPVAQLHQELFERMEQMPQWNPNLSQVKVLRRVGTDTLVTHEVTTPSPGNLVGRRDLVSVRHRGRRGAATYLVGTATRAEPLPPQEGCIRAESRLSCIVLQPLAGDPGRTRLTWLLSMDLKGWIPAAVLHRVLPQSQADFIEHLHRHLSATAGP from the exons atgCTGCAAGCCACCGTCAAGCTGTGCTGTGGCATCGCCCACGATCCCCTCCGCCGCCTGCCCG GCTTGAAGACAGCAGCTGTTGCAGCAGTCCAGAAGGACATCAGAGGGCTGGTGGCAAGAGGATCCCATCGCCTGCCTCCCAAAATTCCTCATTATCTTCAGAAGCTGATGGGGAAGGACACAG ctccctgccccgAGCCCACCAGAGGTGTCAGCCCCAGCCAGTCCTCCAGCGTGGACCTCTCCTACATCCGCCAGGGAGAAAGGGCCCTGCAGCGAGCACTGAgcatcctgcagcagcacaccagCTGGCAGGCAGAGCCCGTGCTG gacACCAGTGCCGCCGTGTCCAGCGCTGCCCTCCCCGGGCTCGGCAGGGTGTTTCGGGCAGAGGTGGTCCTGGCCGTGCCAGTGGCACAGCTGCACCAGGAGCTGTTTGAGAGGATGGAGCAGATGCCCCAGTGGAACCCGAACCTCAGCCAGGTGAAG GTGCTGCGGCGCGTCGGGACGGACACGCTGGTGACACACGAAGTCACCACTCCCAGCCCGGGCAACCTGGTGGGGCGGCGGGACCTGGTCAGCGTGCGGCACCGCGGGAGGAGGGGCGCGGCCACCTACCTGGTGGGCACTGCCACCCGCGCCGAGCCGCTGCCCCCGCAGGAAGGGTGCATCAG GGCCGAGTCCCGGCTCAGCTGCATCGTCCTGCAGCCCCTGGCGGGGGACCCCGGCCGGACCCGCCTCACCTGGCTCCTGAGCATGGACCTGAAG GGCTGGATCCCCGCAGCCGTGCTTCACCGTGTCCTGCCACAGTCCCAAGCCGACTTCATCGAGCACCTCCACCGGCACCTCTCTGCCACCGCGGGGCCCTGA
- the LOC135417694 gene encoding steroidogenic acute regulatory protein, mitochondrial-like isoform X1 produces MLVIAKQSAICTTVLVGIALESNFKELSKQSAQTQRWKPARFSGPSHTSAQQGTSRMGRSKILAPCPEPTRGVSPSQSSSVDLSYIRQGERALQRALSILQQHTSWQAEPVLDTSAAVSSAALPGLGRVFRAEVVLAVPVAQLHQELFERMEQMPQWNPNLSQVKVLRRVGTDTLVTHEVTTPSPGNLVGRRDLVSVRHRGRRGAATYLVGTATRAEPLPPQEGCIRAESRLSCIVLQPLAGDPGRTRLTWLLSMDLKGWIPAAVLHRVLPQSQADFIEHLHRHLSATAGP; encoded by the exons ATGTTAGTAATAGCCAAGCAAAGCGCAATTTGTACCACGGTGTTAGTGGGAATTGCTTTGGAAAGCAATTTCAAAGAGCTTTCCAAGCAGTCAGCACAGACACAGCGATGGAAGCCAGCAAGGTTTTCTGGACCAAGCCATACCTCTGCCCAGCAGGGGACCAGTCGCATGGGAAGATCCAAGATTTTGG ctccctgccccgAGCCCACCAGAGGTGTCAGCCCCAGCCAGTCCTCCAGCGTGGACCTCTCCTACATCCGCCAGGGAGAAAGGGCCCTGCAGCGAGCACTGAgcatcctgcagcagcacaccagCTGGCAGGCAGAGCCCGTGCTG gacACCAGTGCCGCCGTGTCCAGCGCTGCCCTCCCCGGGCTCGGCAGGGTGTTTCGGGCAGAGGTGGTCCTGGCCGTGCCAGTGGCACAGCTGCACCAGGAGCTGTTTGAGAGGATGGAGCAGATGCCCCAGTGGAACCCGAACCTCAGCCAGGTGAAG GTGCTGCGGCGCGTCGGGACGGACACGCTGGTGACACACGAAGTCACCACTCCCAGCCCGGGCAACCTGGTGGGGCGGCGGGACCTGGTCAGCGTGCGGCACCGCGGGAGGAGGGGCGCGGCCACCTACCTGGTGGGCACTGCCACCCGCGCCGAGCCGCTGCCCCCGCAGGAAGGGTGCATCAG GGCCGAGTCCCGGCTCAGCTGCATCGTCCTGCAGCCCCTGGCGGGGGACCCCGGCCGGACCCGCCTCACCTGGCTCCTGAGCATGGACCTGAAG GGCTGGATCCCCGCAGCCGTGCTTCACCGTGTCCTGCCACAGTCCCAAGCCGACTTCATCGAGCACCTCCACCGGCACCTCTCTGCCACCGCGGGGCCCTGA